In Phacochoerus africanus isolate WHEZ1 chromosome 1, ROS_Pafr_v1, whole genome shotgun sequence, the following are encoded in one genomic region:
- the MANF gene encoding mesencephalic astrocyte-derived neurotrophic factor, which produces MWATHGLAVALALSVLPASRALRPGDCEVCISYLGRFYQDLKDRDVTFSPASIEKELTKFCREARGKENRLCYYIGATDDAATKIINEVSKPLAHHIPVEKICEKLKKKDSQICELKYDKQIDLSTVDLKKLRVKELKKILDDWGETCKGCAEKSDYIRKINELMPKYAPKAASSRTDL; this is translated from the exons ATGTGGGCCACGCACGGGCTGGCAGTGGCGCTGGCTCTGAGCGTGCTGCCAGCAAGCCGGGCCCTGCGGCCGGGCGACTGTGAAG tTTGTATTTCTTACCTGGGAAGATTTTACCAGGACCTCAAAGACAGAGATGTCACATTCTCACCAGCCTCTATTGAAAAAGAACTTACAAAGTTCTGCCGTGAAGCCAGAGGCAAAGAGAATCGGTTG TGCTACTACATTGGGGCCACAGATGATGCAGCCACCAAGATCATCAATGAGGTGTCGAAGCCCCTGGCCCACCACATCCCTGTGGAGAAGATCTGTGAGAAGCTCAAAAAGAAGGACAGCCAGATCTGTGAGCTAAAGTATG ACAAGCAGATCGACCTGAGCACAGTGGACCTGAAGAAGCTCCGAGTTAAAGAGCTAAAGAAGATCCTAGACGACTGGGGGGAGACGTGCAAAGGCTGTGCAGAAAAGTCTGACTACATCCGGAAGATTAATGAACTGATGCCAAAATATGCCCCCAAGGCAGCCAGTTCACGGACTGATTTGTAG